One segment of Vibrio gazogenes DNA contains the following:
- a CDS encoding DUF917 domain-containing protein — protein sequence MIELTKNDIEALEIGTAILGTGGGGNPYYGKLHAIAEMEKGSKVNLISLSELDDDALVISVGNIGAPAVSMEKICEGNEIVRAIRAIEEDMGKKVDAIIPVEIGGANGLRPIAIAAITGLPLVDGDGMGRAFPEMQMTTYSIYGHCSVPAAMSDAHGNTVIFKNLVDEFWLERLARACVVQMGGGAGMVEAPMKGSFVKKYAVPGTVTQATNLGLAVMRSHVEKTNPIEEICAHENGKVLFEGKIVDLERNMVAGFTRGKVKMEGSGGFAQSQACIDIQNENLILKVNEAVVCSVPDLIIILDIETGHAITTEILRFGQKVAVLAIPCHPLLRSEKALKIIGPAAFGYPEIQYVPFN from the coding sequence ATGATTGAACTAACGAAAAATGATATTGAAGCATTGGAAATCGGTACTGCTATTTTGGGGACCGGAGGTGGTGGTAATCCGTATTACGGGAAGCTTCACGCGATTGCAGAAATGGAAAAAGGATCAAAAGTTAATCTGATTAGTTTAAGTGAATTAGATGATGATGCTCTGGTTATTTCGGTTGGTAACATTGGTGCGCCGGCTGTCTCCATGGAAAAGATATGTGAGGGTAACGAAATTGTTCGTGCGATTCGCGCTATCGAAGAAGACATGGGTAAGAAAGTGGATGCCATTATCCCGGTAGAAATTGGTGGGGCGAACGGTCTTCGTCCAATCGCTATTGCAGCGATTACCGGGTTACCTCTGGTCGATGGTGACGGTATGGGCCGCGCTTTCCCGGAAATGCAGATGACCACATACAGTATTTATGGTCACTGTAGTGTACCTGCTGCTATGTCAGATGCACATGGTAATACGGTGATCTTCAAGAATCTGGTTGATGAGTTCTGGTTGGAACGTTTAGCCCGCGCATGTGTTGTGCAAATGGGTGGCGGTGCCGGTATGGTTGAAGCGCCAATGAAAGGTAGCTTTGTTAAGAAATACGCTGTACCTGGCACTGTGACTCAGGCAACCAATCTTGGTTTGGCGGTGATGCGTTCACATGTCGAAAAAACCAATCCTATCGAAGAAATCTGTGCCCATGAAAATGGCAAGGTGTTGTTTGAAGGTAAAATTGTCGATCTGGAAAGAAACATGGTTGCTGGTTTTACCCGCGGTAAAGTGAAGATGGAAGGTTCTGGTGGATTTGCTCAAAGCCAAGCCTGCATCGATATTCAAAATGAAAACTTGATCCTGAAAGTTAATGAGGCTGTTGTTTGTAGTGTACCTGACCTGATTATCATCCTGGATATTGAAACTGGTCATGCGATTACGACCGAAATCTTACGATTCGGTCAAAAAGTCGCGGTGTTAGCGATTCCGTGTCACCCGTTGCTGCGTTCCGAAAAAGCTTTGAAGATCATCGGTCCAGCGGCGTTTGGATACCCGGAAATTCAATACGTACCATTTAACTAA
- a CDS encoding ABC transporter substrate-binding protein: MKTTMVAALTAAVLTSSTALAESYDDLTATMNVIQVVGSIDPAKVSDYTEYMMAVNLYDGLTTADTTGKIVPHLAKSWDISPSGKTFTFHLDENAKFQDGSPLEAKDVVYSTKRMLTLNQGPAGFFQPYLDADGVKATDAHTVTFTLKQPSSAFLAMTPILFIINSDVAREHAGKNKWAEEYLASNTAGTGAYELGEWQRGSRIILERNHDYFKGFTGHPLERVRILITNDESTIKALANKGELDLSSTYQANETLSAIDKLKNYHIQQLSTASGYYVKFNNQLAPTDDVNIRKAIALAIDYDLINEDLHPGEPMAGPLASLFKDSHLDTLVPPKLDLAKAAEYVKKSKYAGRPIPITLGYVAGSAYEEEIALMMQANLQAIGFKPTLQADPWSRITEIAAKPETTPNVNQIFFGPTYSSPLSVFYNQYSSKSAGSWASMSWLNDPKVDDMIDAAGTELNDDKRNAIYKDLQKYIVDNQVDTFLQTTYYRMAVNNCLSDMKFIPIQSFYYDFSHFNWLCRPAGR, translated from the coding sequence ATGAAAACGACAATGGTTGCTGCGTTAACCGCAGCTGTACTTACCAGCAGTACCGCATTAGCAGAAAGCTATGATGATTTAACGGCGACAATGAACGTTATTCAGGTCGTCGGTAGTATTGACCCGGCAAAGGTGTCTGACTACACCGAATACATGATGGCAGTAAACTTGTACGATGGTTTAACGACGGCTGATACAACAGGTAAGATTGTTCCTCATCTCGCCAAAAGCTGGGATATTTCACCGAGTGGTAAAACATTTACGTTCCATCTCGACGAAAATGCTAAATTTCAGGATGGCTCTCCGCTTGAAGCAAAAGATGTGGTTTATTCTACAAAGCGCATGTTAACGCTAAACCAGGGCCCGGCTGGCTTCTTCCAGCCCTACCTTGATGCTGATGGGGTAAAAGCCACGGATGCTCACACAGTCACATTCACGCTGAAGCAACCATCGTCTGCTTTTCTGGCAATGACGCCGATTCTGTTCATTATTAATTCAGACGTAGCTCGGGAGCATGCGGGTAAAAATAAATGGGCGGAAGAATACTTAGCTTCGAACACGGCAGGTACCGGTGCGTACGAATTGGGTGAATGGCAACGGGGTAGCCGCATTATTCTGGAACGCAACCATGACTACTTCAAAGGCTTTACTGGTCATCCACTTGAGAGAGTTCGTATCTTGATCACCAATGATGAATCAACCATCAAAGCGTTAGCAAACAAAGGTGAACTTGATTTAAGTAGCACTTATCAGGCGAATGAAACTTTGTCAGCCATTGATAAGCTTAAAAATTATCATATCCAACAACTGAGTACAGCAAGTGGTTACTACGTTAAATTTAACAACCAGCTAGCACCGACAGACGATGTCAATATCCGTAAGGCGATTGCTCTGGCAATTGATTACGACCTCATTAATGAAGATTTGCACCCGGGTGAACCGATGGCGGGTCCATTGGCATCACTGTTTAAAGATTCGCACTTGGATACGCTTGTACCACCAAAACTGGATCTAGCGAAAGCAGCGGAGTACGTGAAAAAATCTAAATACGCAGGTCGCCCGATTCCTATTACGTTAGGTTATGTCGCGGGGTCTGCTTATGAAGAAGAAATTGCTCTGATGATGCAGGCGAACTTACAGGCAATCGGCTTTAAACCAACGCTTCAGGCTGACCCTTGGAGCCGTATTACTGAAATCGCAGCTAAGCCAGAAACGACACCGAATGTAAACCAAATCTTCTTTGGTCCAACGTATTCGTCACCGCTTTCCGTGTTCTATAACCAGTACTCTTCGAAATCTGCAGGTTCTTGGGCGTCTATGTCATGGCTGAACGATCCAAAAGTTGACGACATGATTGATGCGGCGGGTACAGAGTTAAACGATGACAAACGTAATGCGATCTATAAAGATCTGCAAAAATACATCGTTGATAATCAGGTCGATACATTCCTTCAGACGACTTATTACCGTATGGCGGTTAATAACTGTTTGAGCGATATGAAGTTCATTCCGATTCAGAGTTTCTACTACGATTTCTCTCACTTTAACTGGTTGTGTCGTCCGGCAGGTCGTTAA
- a CDS encoding DUF1177 domain-containing protein, giving the protein MSLKQTMTVFDLLEDSQVTGHAVVALFENFEGVTATTYPVKGDKGSTDIVRIDIPGTKGKKEQGDAPTLGIIGRLGGIGARPARIGMVSDADGAVAAIACALKLATMRQRGDCLAGDVVITTHICPFAPVRPHKPVDFMDSPVTTAEILPHEVIDECDAYLSIDTTKGNRYINHKGFAISPTVIDGYILHPADDLIELMEFVTGKKAVCFPLSTADITPYSNGLHHINSIMQPATATNKPLVGIAITTETSIPGCGTGVSHETDIAVVNSFCIEVAKAYGRNECSFYSEEQFEGLKKHYGSMSHLVRES; this is encoded by the coding sequence ATGTCGTTAAAGCAAACTATGACTGTGTTTGATTTGCTTGAAGATTCACAGGTAACAGGTCATGCTGTTGTCGCTCTGTTTGAGAACTTCGAGGGGGTCACTGCGACCACATACCCTGTCAAAGGGGATAAAGGCAGTACCGATATTGTGCGCATTGATATTCCGGGTACTAAAGGTAAAAAAGAGCAGGGTGATGCGCCGACGTTGGGTATTATTGGTCGACTCGGTGGTATTGGTGCCCGACCGGCAAGAATCGGTATGGTATCAGACGCGGATGGCGCGGTTGCTGCGATTGCCTGTGCTTTAAAATTGGCAACCATGCGTCAGCGAGGTGACTGCTTAGCGGGGGATGTGGTGATTACGACGCATATTTGTCCTTTTGCTCCCGTTCGTCCGCATAAGCCCGTGGACTTTATGGATTCACCGGTAACAACCGCCGAAATCTTACCTCATGAGGTGATTGACGAATGCGACGCATATCTGTCGATAGATACCACGAAAGGCAATCGTTATATCAACCACAAAGGTTTTGCTATCTCACCAACAGTGATTGATGGCTATATTTTGCATCCGGCTGATGATCTGATTGAATTAATGGAATTTGTCACTGGTAAAAAAGCCGTGTGCTTTCCACTGTCGACCGCTGATATTACACCCTATTCGAATGGTCTTCATCATATTAACAGTATTATGCAACCGGCAACGGCAACGAATAAACCTCTGGTAGGTATTGCTATCACAACCGAAACCTCAATTCCGGGTTGTGGTACTGGTGTGAGCCATGAAACTGATATTGCTGTTGTCAACTCGTTCTGTATTGAAGTGGCTAAGGCTTATGGGCGTAATGAATGTTCTTTTTATAGCGAAGAACAGTTTGAAGGGCTGAAGAAACACTATGGCTCGATGAGTCACCTGGTTCGTGAAAGTTAA